The following coding sequences lie in one Gemmatimonadota bacterium genomic window:
- a CDS encoding ABC transporter permease gives MKRRLPPLGTLGPFLALVLACAFFATQSARFLTGANLSLILQQVMVVGVIAIGQTLVILTAGIDLSCGMVMALGGVVMTKLAVDGGVSPALAIAAGIGVTTLFGVVNGLLVTKVRLPPFIVTLGTLNIAFAITQLYSRAQTVTGLPPSMTALGNTFAVGATQIGWGAIVMVALYLLTWFVLRETAGGRHVYAVGNSPEATRLVGISTHRVLLAVYVSAGVLYGVASLLSVARTGVGDPNAGQTENLDAITAVVLGGTSLFGGRGVVLGSLVGALIVGVFRNGLTLMGVSSVYQVLVTGILVILAVTADQMSRREVR, from the coding sequence GTGAAGCGTCGGCTGCCTCCGCTGGGCACGTTGGGTCCTTTCCTGGCCCTCGTGCTCGCCTGTGCCTTCTTCGCAACGCAGAGCGCGCGATTCCTGACCGGCGCCAACCTTTCCCTGATCCTGCAGCAGGTCATGGTCGTCGGTGTGATCGCGATCGGCCAGACGCTGGTCATCCTCACGGCCGGTATCGACTTGTCCTGCGGGATGGTCATGGCGCTGGGTGGCGTGGTGATGACCAAGCTCGCGGTGGACGGGGGCGTGAGCCCTGCCCTTGCGATCGCTGCCGGTATCGGCGTGACCACCTTGTTCGGCGTGGTCAACGGCCTTCTGGTCACGAAGGTGCGCTTGCCTCCGTTCATCGTGACGCTGGGCACCCTGAACATCGCGTTCGCGATCACCCAGCTCTACTCGCGGGCCCAGACGGTGACCGGGCTTCCTCCCTCGATGACGGCGCTCGGGAACACCTTCGCCGTGGGAGCCACCCAGATCGGCTGGGGCGCCATAGTGATGGTGGCGCTGTACCTGCTGACCTGGTTCGTTCTGCGGGAAACGGCGGGTGGACGCCACGTCTACGCGGTTGGCAACAGCCCTGAAGCCACTCGCCTGGTCGGCATCTCGACCCACCGGGTGCTGCTGGCCGTCTACGTGAGCGCGGGAGTGCTCTACGGCGTCGCCTCACTGCTGTCGGTCGCGCGCACGGGAGTGGGCGATCCCAACGCTGGACAGACGGAGAACCTCGACGCGATCACGGCGGTGGTCCTGGGCGGAACCAGCCTCTTCGGCGGGCGGGGGGTGGTCCTGGGATCATTGGTGGGCGCCCTGATCGTGGGCGTGTTCCGCAACGGCCTCACGCTCATGGGAGTCTCGTCCGTGTACCAGGTGCTGGTCACGGGCATCCTGGTCATTCTG
- a CDS encoding ArgE/DapE family deacylase gives MDPRAQQAMLEWIEARRDEIVRFASQLIAIPTENPPGTTYPPCVEVLVGHLESLDLPTERVQLTPDRLAVLSRVGTGRPLVLHGHYDVVPATVPGQFEPVERGGRLYGRGSSDMKAALTSMMVAQAALVGHGFPGAVALVLVPDEETGGQAGTRRLFELNVLDEEPIGAILGEPTSGVIWNASRGAITVRVTVRGEPAHVGLHFQGVNAFETALPILEALGRLKADVRSVHTGFAIEPPEARESILMLGGEVRGGHQFNLVPDAFSFTVERRFNPEEDLERERERLLAVIGTAIPEGAAVEVDVFQEGASSATDEAEPLIGALRAAHRRISGSEPACALCPGLLENRFYTAAGIPAVSYGPGELEVSHGPEESVSVDRLVECAKIYALTALQLAGH, from the coding sequence GTGGACCCGCGCGCGCAACAGGCGATGTTGGAGTGGATCGAGGCTCGTCGCGACGAGATCGTCCGCTTCGCTTCGCAACTGATCGCCATCCCGACCGAAAACCCACCAGGCACGACCTATCCGCCATGCGTGGAGGTGCTGGTGGGTCACCTGGAGTCGCTCGACCTGCCCACGGAGCGCGTCCAACTGACGCCGGACCGCTTGGCGGTGCTGAGCCGGGTCGGAACCGGCCGCCCGCTGGTCCTGCACGGCCACTACGACGTGGTCCCGGCCACCGTGCCTGGACAGTTCGAGCCGGTGGAGCGAGGCGGGCGGCTCTACGGTCGAGGTTCGTCCGACATGAAGGCGGCGCTCACGTCGATGATGGTGGCCCAGGCTGCGTTGGTTGGCCATGGCTTTCCGGGTGCCGTCGCGCTGGTGCTGGTCCCCGACGAAGAGACCGGTGGGCAGGCCGGGACGCGCCGCCTGTTCGAGCTGAACGTCCTGGACGAGGAACCGATCGGGGCCATCCTCGGGGAGCCCACCTCGGGCGTGATCTGGAACGCCAGCCGGGGCGCCATCACCGTGCGCGTCACCGTCCGCGGCGAGCCTGCGCACGTGGGCCTGCACTTCCAGGGGGTCAACGCCTTCGAGACAGCGCTGCCCATCCTGGAGGCGCTCGGCCGCCTCAAGGCCGACGTGCGTTCCGTCCACACGGGCTTCGCCATCGAACCCCCCGAAGCCCGGGAGTCCATCCTGATGCTGGGCGGGGAGGTGCGGGGCGGGCACCAGTTCAACCTGGTGCCGGACGCGTTCTCCTTCACGGTGGAGCGCCGCTTCAACCCGGAGGAGGACCTGGAACGCGAGCGGGAGCGTCTGCTCGCCGTGATCGGAACGGCGATCCCGGAGGGGGCGGCCGTGGAGGTGGACGTGTTCCAGGAGGGCGCCTCCAGTGCCACGGACGAAGCCGAGCCGCTGATCGGCGCGTTGCGAGCGGCACATCGGCGGATCTCCGGCTCGGAGCCGGCCTGCGCGCTCTGCCCCGGGCTCCTGGAGAACCGCTTCTACACAGCGGCGGGGATCCCCGCCGTGTCCTACGGTCCCGGTGAGCTGGAGGTCTCCCACGGCCCGGAGGAGAGCGTGTCCGTGGACCGGTTGGTCGAGTGCGCCAAGATCTACGCGCTGACGGCACTCCAACTGGCAGGGCACTGA
- a CDS encoding sugar ABC transporter substrate-binding protein, which translates to MKRIALAFALLLAACSGTRTSSDEVIIGLITKTDTNPFFVKMKEGAEAEAARGGARLIAAAGRADSDNASQVTAIENMVAAGVRAILITPSDAKAIVPAVRRAQAQGVLVLALDSPTDPIDAADALFATDNYEAGILIGRYAKAALGDRPPRVVTLDLFAGHPVGAQRHNGFMRGLGLPAPDRSSNELGADPAIVCQADSYGDQARGQTGMENCLQKSPEVNLVYTINEPTAAGAYTALRNAGRAEDVLIVSVDGGCEGVRNVERGVIAATAQQYPLKMAALGVAAALEYVATGVKPSGYTDTGVALITATPAEGVESERVEVGLESCWGQ; encoded by the coding sequence ATGAAGCGGATCGCACTCGCGTTCGCCCTCCTGCTCGCCGCCTGCAGCGGCACCCGCACCTCGTCGGACGAGGTGATCATCGGTCTCATCACCAAGACCGACACCAATCCCTTCTTCGTGAAGATGAAGGAAGGTGCCGAGGCCGAAGCGGCGCGGGGTGGCGCACGCCTGATCGCGGCCGCCGGCCGGGCGGACTCGGACAACGCCAGCCAGGTCACGGCCATCGAGAACATGGTGGCCGCGGGGGTGCGGGCGATCCTCATCACGCCCAGTGACGCCAAGGCCATCGTTCCAGCCGTCCGACGGGCGCAGGCCCAGGGAGTGCTGGTCCTGGCGCTCGACAGCCCGACCGATCCCATCGATGCGGCGGACGCCCTATTCGCGACGGACAACTATGAAGCCGGGATCCTGATCGGTCGCTACGCGAAGGCGGCGCTGGGAGATCGCCCACCTCGGGTGGTCACGCTCGATCTGTTCGCCGGCCACCCCGTCGGAGCGCAGCGTCACAACGGGTTCATGCGAGGGCTGGGACTCCCGGCCCCCGACCGCTCCAGCAACGAGCTGGGTGCCGATCCGGCCATCGTGTGCCAGGCCGACAGCTACGGCGACCAGGCGCGCGGCCAAACCGGGATGGAGAACTGCCTGCAGAAGAGCCCGGAGGTGAACCTGGTCTACACGATCAACGAGCCCACGGCCGCGGGCGCGTACACGGCCCTGCGCAACGCGGGCCGCGCCGAGGATGTCCTCATCGTGTCGGTCGATGGCGGCTGCGAGGGCGTGCGCAACGTTGAGCGGGGCGTGATCGCGGCGACGGCCCAGCAGTATCCCTTGAAGATGGCGGCGCTCGGGGTGGCAGCCGCGTTGGAGTACGTGGCCACCGGCGTGAAGCCGTCGGGCTATACCGACACGGGGGTCGCGTTGATCACCGCCACCCCTGCCGAGGGCGTCGAGAGCGAGCGCGTCGAGGTCGGGCTGGAGTCGTGTTGGGGTCAGTAG
- a CDS encoding multicopper oxidase domain-containing protein, with protein MLSRRQFITTATAGSAIALLGRPYILRGAVGVVAGQPLPIPPLLEPSASAPGVLDVITGHTDFLDGASTRTAGFGQTFLGPVIRVKRGATAPMRITNRMSGEAVTCHWHGLAVPGWLDGGPHEIIAPDATWSPELEIDQPAATLWYHSHLHGRTADQVLQGLAGMLIIEDPAAPDPGLPKQWGVDDLPLILQDRTFSSDGSFAYAKMGPTLMHGFRGEEMLVNGAIRPLADVPAGLTRLRLLNGSNARTYVLSFSDERAFHQVASSGGLLSAPVERTRLELPPAARAEIVVDFGRGGEVALRSGQDPYEPMMGMGMGPMAGRSPSGGDDFEVLRFRPDPSRRAGITALPTRMAGAPAANSDDPVRRRTFRLAVHGGGMGMGMGGMGRGGGMGRGGGGMGGMEGGMTINGVSMDLAVINESVRRGETELWEIVSEEMAHPFHVHGGSFTVVSRKGEPVPFEARGLDDIVVVDGTAEILVRFDHQADTAKPYMYHCHILEHEDSGMMGQFTVE; from the coding sequence ATGCTCAGTCGCAGACAGTTCATCACCACGGCTACGGCCGGATCCGCCATCGCGCTCCTTGGGCGGCCGTACATCCTCCGCGGTGCCGTGGGCGTGGTGGCAGGACAGCCACTCCCCATCCCTCCGCTGCTCGAGCCCTCCGCGTCGGCTCCCGGCGTGTTGGACGTCATCACCGGCCATACCGACTTCCTGGACGGGGCGTCCACCCGGACGGCTGGCTTCGGGCAGACCTTCCTGGGACCCGTGATCCGCGTGAAGCGCGGTGCCACCGCACCCATGCGCATCACCAACCGCATGTCCGGCGAAGCCGTGACTTGCCACTGGCATGGCCTGGCGGTCCCTGGGTGGCTGGATGGCGGCCCGCACGAGATCATCGCGCCAGACGCGACCTGGAGCCCCGAGCTGGAGATTGACCAACCCGCCGCCACGCTGTGGTACCACTCGCACCTGCACGGCCGCACCGCCGATCAGGTTCTCCAGGGATTGGCCGGGATGCTGATCATCGAGGACCCGGCTGCCCCCGATCCCGGACTGCCGAAGCAGTGGGGCGTCGACGATCTCCCGCTCATCCTTCAGGACCGCACCTTCAGCTCGGACGGGTCGTTTGCGTACGCAAAGATGGGCCCCACGCTGATGCACGGATTCCGGGGGGAGGAGATGCTCGTGAACGGTGCGATCCGGCCGCTGGCCGACGTGCCGGCCGGTCTCACGCGGCTCCGTCTGCTGAACGGCTCCAACGCCCGCACCTACGTGCTCTCCTTCAGTGACGAACGTGCGTTCCACCAGGTCGCGTCCAGCGGCGGCCTGCTCAGCGCTCCCGTCGAACGCACGCGCCTCGAGCTTCCTCCCGCTGCCCGCGCCGAGATCGTCGTGGACTTCGGGCGCGGTGGTGAGGTGGCGCTCCGCTCGGGGCAGGACCCCTACGAGCCCATGATGGGCATGGGGATGGGCCCTATGGCCGGGCGTTCGCCCTCCGGTGGGGACGACTTCGAGGTGCTGCGCTTCCGGCCCGATCCGTCACGGCGAGCGGGCATCACCGCCCTTCCCACGCGCATGGCCGGAGCCCCGGCAGCGAACTCGGACGATCCCGTGCGACGTCGCACGTTCCGCCTGGCTGTGCATGGCGGCGGCATGGGGATGGGAATGGGTGGCATGGGCCGCGGGGGCGGAATGGGTCGGGGCGGAGGAGGCATGGGAGGTATGGAAGGCGGGATGACCATCAACGGGGTCTCGATGGACCTGGCGGTCATCAACGAGAGCGTGCGCCGAGGAGAAACCGAGCTCTGGGAGATCGTCTCCGAGGAGATGGCGCACCCCTTCCACGTGCATGGAGGGAGCTTCACGGTGGTGAGTCGCAAGGGCGAGCCGGTGCCCTTCGAAGCCCGCGGGCTCGACGACATCGTCGTAGTCGACGGCACCGCCGAGATTCTTGTGCGTTTCGACCACCAAGCCGATACCGCCAAGCCGTACATGTACCACTGCCACATCCTCGAACACGAGGACTCGGGCATGATGGGGCAGTTCACGGTGGAGTGA